The Takifugu rubripes chromosome 3, fTakRub1.2, whole genome shotgun sequence genome contains a region encoding:
- the LOC105418733 gene encoding zinc finger protein 260-like — protein MSSVECLRTFVMERLTVAAEEIFRVFQQKLDGYEEELDYQRRLVESVWRPHIKLHRTELSQQQPLWKEEEDNYQHQDRSYSLDQDDLKPPQIKEEQEEETSMSTSCEEPSSRDELSQQQTLWKEEEDDYQHQDRSCSLDQEDSKPPQIKDEQEETCCYQDGESLTVKQEMDTLMVTIHEQGDDSELGLNPDQSQEKPEVNTTVQSPVLPDPACDLQLISYSPHISESKDEENRTSGDSRWTTAEEPKQTMKQNHPRCQTGNVNSPAESAVDCDTDTGAKTSACNTGEQQGKLKADMAGHSTINPNDTPHVGLACGKGSRGQRSSSADDKSHTGAKLFICETCGKDFNINSALKSHIRSHTGKRLYLCKTCGKAFAGGSSLKRHIRIHTGERPYLCKTCGKAFLRGHDLIIHSRDHTGERPYVCKTCGKTFKRITILKNHFRVHTGERPYLCKTCGKAFMDRSSLKVHMRVHTGERPYLCKICGKTFLRSSDLTIHLRDHTGERPYVCKTCGKAFKVNSSLNKHMRIHSRERPHVCETCGEAFTQSCELVQHMSTHRSENIQICKQESSDIAAASSSQ, from the exons atgtcttctgttgagtgtttgaggacgttcgtcatggagcgactgactgttgctgctgaagaaatattccgagtgtttcaacaaaagctcgACGGATATGAAGAAGAGCTCGATTATCAGCGCAGACTGGTTGAAAGTGTTTGGAGACCCCATATAAAGTTACACAGGACAG agctttcacagcagcaacctttgtggaaggaggaagaggataatTACCAGCATCAGGATAGGAGCTACAGTCTAGACCAGGACGACTTGAAGCCTCCACAAATcaaagaggaacaggaggaggaaacctCAATGAGTACCAGTTGTGAAGAACCCTCATCCAGGGATG agctttcacagcagcaaactttatggaaggaggaagaggatgattaccagcatcaggataggagctgcagtctggaccaggaggactcgaagcctccacaaatcaaagacgaacaggaggaaacctgctgtTATCAGGACGGAGAGTCGCTGactgtgaagcaggagatggacacctTAATGGTGACCATACATGAGCAAGGTGACGACAGTGAACTGGGCTTGAATCCTGATCAGagccaggaaaagcctgaggtgaacacaacagttcaaagcCCTGTGTTGCCAGATCCAgcctgtgacctgcagctgatCTCCTACAGTCCTCATATATctgagagcaaagatgaggaaaacaggaccagcggagactccaggtggaccacagctgaagagccaaaacaaaccatgaagcagaaccatcctagatgtcagactgggaatgtaaacagcccagcagagtcagcagtggactgtgatacagacacaggtgctaaAACTTCTGCAtgtaacacaggtgaacaacagggaaAACTCAAGGCAGACATGGCAGGACACTCCACAATCAATCCTAATGACACCCCACACGTTGGCTTGGCATGTGGGAAAGGTTCCAGAGGGCAGCGCTCCTCATCGGCTGACGATAAAAGTCACACAGGAGCCAAATTGTTTatctgtgaaacatgtgggaaagatttCAACATTAATTCCGCATTAAAAAGCCACATAAGATCTCACACAGGTAAAAGActatatttgtgtaaaacatgtgggaaagcctttgcAGGAGGTTCTTCATTAAAACGCCACAtcagaattcacacaggtgagagaccctatttgtgtaaaacatgtgggaaagcctttcTACGAGGTCATGACCTGATTATCCATTCTAGAGATCACActggtgagagaccatatgtttGTAAAACttgtgggaaaaccttcaaacGAATTACTATATTAAAGAATCACTTTAgggttcacacaggtgagaggccatatttgtgtaaaacatgtgggaaagcctttatGGATAGATCTTCGTTAAAGGTCcacatgagagttcacacaggtgagaggccatatttgtgtaaaatatgtgggaaaacctttctACGAAGTAGTGACCTGACTATCCATTTGAGAGATCACActggtgagagaccatatgtctgtaaaacatgtgggaaagcctttaaaGTAAATTCTtcattaaataaacacatgagAATTCACTCACGTGAGAGACCACatgtctgtgaaacatgtggggaAGCCTTTACCCAGAGTTGTGAGTTAGTGCAGCACATGAGCACCCACAGGAGCGAGAACATCCAGATTTGCAAACAAGAGAGTTCAGAtattgctgcagcttcttcatctcagTGA